The following are encoded in a window of Carya illinoinensis cultivar Pawnee chromosome 15, C.illinoinensisPawnee_v1, whole genome shotgun sequence genomic DNA:
- the LOC122296325 gene encoding ACD11 homolog protein isoform X1: protein MDGESLEEHDAMMMTPLSAMAEAFEELDKVLRSREDDRQLRLDTFCEACSLVSVLFGCLGFAFKFAEVDYVSKVRDLKEASSTSDTLQDILDLDVANDTVKIQGSLSRNLRRVRQGLDLIRVLFEQFLTTEDCYLKEAASRAYRQVCAPYHSWTVRTAVVAGMCALPTRNQLLLKLNETEQSAGKKMRRYIDASLPVIEYIDKLYLSRNISLDW, encoded by the exons ATGGATGGGGAGAGTTTGGAGGAGCACGACGCGATGATGATGACACCTCTGTCAGCCATGGCGGAGGCCTTCGAGGAGCTGGACAAGGTGTTGAGATCGAGGGAGGACGATCGGCAGCTTCGCTTGGACACCTTCTGCGAAGCCTGCTCTTTGGTGTCCGTTCTTTTTGGATGCCTCGGTTTCGCTTTCAAGTTCGCCGAGGTCGACTACGTCTCCAAG GTACGTGATCTAAAGGAAGCATCAAGTACATCTGACACGTTACAAGACATACTTGATCTTGATGTTGCAAATGACACAGTAAAGATACAAGGAAGCCTTTCCCGAAATCTACGTCGAGTTAGACAGGGTCTTGACCTCATCAGAGTTTTATTTGAACAATTCTTGACTACAGA AGATTGCTATTTAAAGGAAGCAGCTTCAAGAGCTTATCGGCAAGTTTGTGCACCATACCACTCATGGACAGTCCGGACAGCGGTTGTTGCTGGAATGTGTGCTCTTCCTACAAGAAACCAACTTCTGCTGAAGCTCAATGAAACTG AGCAGTCAGCagggaagaagatgagaaggtaTATCGATGCATCGCTACCAGTTATAGAGTACATTGACAAGCTTTACCTCTCTAGGAATATCAGCTTGGACTGGTGA
- the LOC122296325 gene encoding ACD11 homolog protein isoform X2, whose protein sequence is MDGESLEEHDAMMMTPLSAMAEAFEELDKVLRSREDDRQLRLDTFCEACSLVSVLFGCLGFAFKFAEVDYVSKVRDLKEASSTSDTLQDILDLDVANDTVKIQGSLSRNLRRVRQGLDLIRVLFEQFLTTEDCYLKEAASRAYRQVCAPYHSWTVRTAVVAGMCALPTRNQLLLKLNETVSREEDEKVYRCIATSYRVH, encoded by the exons ATGGATGGGGAGAGTTTGGAGGAGCACGACGCGATGATGATGACACCTCTGTCAGCCATGGCGGAGGCCTTCGAGGAGCTGGACAAGGTGTTGAGATCGAGGGAGGACGATCGGCAGCTTCGCTTGGACACCTTCTGCGAAGCCTGCTCTTTGGTGTCCGTTCTTTTTGGATGCCTCGGTTTCGCTTTCAAGTTCGCCGAGGTCGACTACGTCTCCAAG GTACGTGATCTAAAGGAAGCATCAAGTACATCTGACACGTTACAAGACATACTTGATCTTGATGTTGCAAATGACACAGTAAAGATACAAGGAAGCCTTTCCCGAAATCTACGTCGAGTTAGACAGGGTCTTGACCTCATCAGAGTTTTATTTGAACAATTCTTGACTACAGA AGATTGCTATTTAAAGGAAGCAGCTTCAAGAGCTTATCGGCAAGTTTGTGCACCATACCACTCATGGACAGTCCGGACAGCGGTTGTTGCTGGAATGTGTGCTCTTCCTACAAGAAACCAACTTCTGCTGAAGCTCAATGAAACTG TCAGCagggaagaagatgagaaggtaTATCGATGCATCGCTACCAGTTATAGAGTACATTGA